The segment GCATCTCTTCATTTAGCTCGTTTCTCGCTTTAAGTTCTAGCCCGGAAGTCAACGGTATTTTAGCTCAACGGGCTGCGGAACTGTTTCGTCCTGATCTGATTGCAATTTTGTCTCCATCACCGCTAGGAGATGGAAACAGCCTGAGTGCAATCACGCCAGGGATTCAGGCTGCGTTTGCTCCCCAGATTCCTCTCGATCAGTGGAATCAATGGCTCGACCAGGATGAAGCGCAGGTTGTCGAAATTGTTTTACGATCGCCGACGCTTGCAGCACAGCAAGCAGAGCTACAAACCTTAATCGCCTCGAATAACCTCATGCCCCTGATCGTTGAGCGAAACCAGGAGGTGCGAATTGTTATTTCAAATGAAGAATGGCAGGCGGGAGATCGTATTACCTGCTTACTGCACAAATCCGCAGACGCAATGATTTCGCTTGAGAAATCGCCGTTTGTCAAGGTTGCCCTGAACACCAGCGAATGGCAGATGGTCGCTAAGACTAACTGACCAACTTAAGCGCCAAATTGACGCGATCGAACAACTGACGAATTCAATAGAGAAGCTCGTCAATCCTCAAAAGCAACAGTCAATCTAAGCCTAGAAGAATTCATTATTCTGATAGATGCGATACGCGAGTCTTCCATTCTATTGTGCGAGATAATATTCTTGCACTGATATGGCGACCCCCAATATTCCTCCTAATCTAAAACAGCCTGTACAACAGACTGTTGCTCATCCAAAGTTTGAAAGGCTGGCTCGATTCGGTTATGCAGCAAAGGGGATTGTTTACTTTGTAGTAGGACTGCTGGCAGCACAAGCTGCGATCGGGAGCGGAGGACGCACTACAGATACGAGTGGAGCCTTACAAGAAATTGTGGTGCAGCCGTTTGGAAAATTTCTGCTTGGGTTGGTGACGATCGGCATCATTGGCTATGTCCTGTGGCGATTTGCTCAGGCATTGCTTGATCCAGAGCATACAGGGCAGTCAAATTCTACACAGCGCGTTGTGCAGCGTATCGGATATTTGATCAGTGCGCTCAGCTATTCAGGGTTAGCTTTCACTGCGGTTAAACTCATCTTAGGCAGTGGTGGGACAAATGGAGGAGCGACGGAAGACTGGACAAAACTGGTCTTGGCTCAACCTTTGGGGCAATGGCTTGTGGGGTTAGCAGGCGCGATCGTATTGGGTGTTGGATTGTCGTATTTTTATCAGGCTTACACTGCAAAGTTTCAAAGATATTTCAAGCTCAATCAAATGAATGCAACCGAACGCAAGTGGGCAAAGCGGCTAGGACAGTTTGGGATTGTCGCGCGTGGGGTTGTTTTTTGCATCATTGGTCTGTTTGTGATCATTGCGGCACTGCGCTCCGATGCAACTGAAGTCAAAGGATTGGGGGAAGCTTTAGCCGTTTTGGCACAACAGCCTTATGGAACGTGGATTCTGGGAATTGTGGCGCTAGGCTTGATTGCTTATAGTATGTACTCGCTAATCGAAGCTCGATATCGCAGTCTCATTCGCTCTTGAGATGTCTGTTAGTTTTCTGGGACATTAACAACCTCTAGTCAATGCGACTCAAGGAAAACACAGTGACTTCTGGAGGACAGTACCACCGTCCCGGTGGAAAGGTTCCTAATCCTCGATTGACATAGAGCCGATTCTCACCCACCGAATGCAGACCTTGCGCCCATTGCCAATGCTGTACAACTTTGGGCCACTTTAAATCCAGGAACGGCACCCACTTCCATAATGGCTCGGGAATGCGATCGCGTGAAGCCTGAATCCAAGTGGGAACGGCTCCCACTCCTGGAATTGCAATTTGTCCACCATGCGTATGTCCAGAAAGCTGCAAATCGACGCGCCACTGGCTCAGAGGCACTGCACTGTCAGGATTGTGAGAGAGCACTAGACGAGGAACCGTTGGATTTAGAGTCTCAAACACAGAAGCAGGAGCAAAGTCAGACGACCAGAAATCGGGTAAGCCAACGATCGCGAAGTCTTCCCCAAACGGATAAGCAATCTGATTCCAAAGAACTTGAATTCCGGCATCGGTTAAGGCGCGACTAATCTTAATTTTTGATTCAGGGAGTTCCAGATCATGATTGCCTAACACGGCATAAATACCCGATCGACTCTGTAATCGGCGGAGATGTCGAGCAAGTTGATCAATAGGTTTCGGGGTATGCGTAACATAATCGCCCGTAAGAACGATGAGATCCGGTTCAAGACAATTCGCGGTCTCGATCGCTTGGTTCAACAATTCATCAGACAACAGCAAGCCATCGTAATGAAAATCAGAAAGCTGAACTACTTTAATGCCATTTAAGCGATCGGGTAGTCCAGAAACTTCGATTTCAACGGTTTCCACACTTAGAGGTTCTGACAAAAACGGGATCTGGGACACGCTCTTCACCAAATTCAGACTGCTTTCAGCCTAACAAACTGGAAAAGAACTCGAAAGACGGAAAACCAGAGTTGCAGTGCTCTAAAAGCTTAGGTAAGTCGTTTCACTCCGTTCAAGGAAAGTTCTATCCGATGAAGGACTCTAGCGATCGTACCCGACTGATAGATTGAACAACACCCGGCACGTTCTCCTAGAAGCCATGACTTGGACAACTTTCTTTCTTCTCTTTGCCGCTGCGATCGTCGTCTGGATGATTCTCTATCTTCGCGGCGTTTTCGAGCCGCAAATCTGTTATCGCTTTGATCGTCGCATCGCACTCGATAGTCCAAATTTTCTGCCGATGTTAGTCGGCTTCTCCAAGTCGATCGCGACACAAGCGCGGCTCACTCAGTTTTGGTCACAGCCAGACCAGATTTATGCAGCGCGACTAGAAGCAATCCAAAAAGCACAGCACTTGATTCAGTTTGAGACTTTTTTCATGACTCCAGGGTATCGTGCCGATCAGTTTGCTCAGGCATTGATTGAGCGATCGAGATGTGGGGTGAAAGTCCAAGTTTTAGTCGATCACGTTGGCACCGCTCAGATCCCTGCTTCGTATTGGAAACAGCTTCGAGGAGCGGGGGTTGAGGTTCGTTTTTTTCATCCTCCTAGGCTCAAAGTTCCGCTGCAATACTTGAGCCGGACTCATCGTAAACTGCTGATTATTGATGGAACGATCGCCTTGATTGGAGGAATGGGCGTATCCGATGATTGGGACGGCAATCCTAAAATTGGCGATCGAGCACCCTGGCTCGACGGCGAAATTCAGCTAGAAAGTACGATCGTCTCTGTCCTCATGAGCATTTTCCTGCGTCACTGGCTCTATGCAGGAGGTCAAGCCATGATAGAGCATTTACCTGTACAGCAAGCCTCACGGGCGGCAAAGCCAATGTTAGTGATTGCCAGTGATGCCGATAGTAAGTTGTCACTGATCAACGCGCTCATTTGGTTTGGTCTACAAGCGGCACAGCACCGAATTTGGATTGCGAGTCCCTACTTTATTTTGGAGCGCAATACTCGTAATGCAATCATTGCGGCTAAAAAGCGGGGTGTAGATGTGCAGATCGTGACGACTGGTGTCCACAATGATAAGCCACCTGTTTACTATGCAGTTCGTGAGCGCTATCACGCGCTCTTAAGAGCTGATATTGCAGTTTATGAGTATCAACCGAGCATGATGCACGCCAAGTTGATGCTTGTTGATCAAGATTGGATTAACTTTGGCAGTGCAAACTTTGATCCTCGGAGCTTTTTTCACAATGATGAACTGAATCTTGCCTGGTTTGCTCCAGACTTTGCTCCGACTGTTGAACAATTTTTTACAGATGCGTTTAGCAAGAGCGATCGCATTGAACTATCAAGCTGGAGAAAACGACCCTGGTGGCAAAAAATGATCGGTCAACTTGCGCTTTTGCTACGCTGGCAACTCTAGAAATTGCTCGATGATCCTCTCTCCTTTGGAAGTCGTCATCTAGCTCAAGTCTGAGTAGACTCAACAAACAGTCGAGGAGAGCAACCATGCGTCAACTGATCATCCAAGTACCGCAAGGGCAAGGAAAAGCAGTTCTACAGATCGCAGAGTCTTGTGATGCAGTGAATCTTGCAAAAATTGAAGCTCAAAGCGCAGACCGAAACATTGATCTTGTCATCGTTCATGTTTCTAATCGACAAGTTGAAGATTTGCTTGCTAAGCTCGAAGATCTACCAGAGGTTCATATTACCTTGCTGCCATCCGGGATCATTGCTCTACGTCCCCCTGCGTCTGAAGCTGCGCAACAAGTTAAAAATGTCAGAGCGCGTAGCCCGATCGAAATCTTCTTATCAGGATTGCAGAGTGTCGGATCTTGGCGCAGCTTTCTCGCCTATGCTGCGGTGGCAGGAGTAGTCGTGTGGATTGGACTGTATACGAATACAAGCTATCTTCTGGTTGCTGCAATACTGATTGCACCCTTTGCAGGCCCCGCTATGAATAGTGCGATCGCAACTGCACGCGGAGATTTACAACTCCTGAAACGCAGTATTCTTCGGTATGTTACAGCGTTAATGGTGACAATCGCGATCGCATTTCTATTAAGCTTGCTTCTTCAACAGCAGATCTCAACGCCTCTCATGGTAGAGAACAGTCAGATTTCAACCGTAGCGGTCTTGATCCCTTTAGCAGCAGGAGCAGCAGGAGCATTAAACTTAGTTCAGTCGGAGCGAAGTAGCTTAGTCTCTGGAGCCGCCGCCGGAATGTTAGTGGCGGCATCGCTTGCACCACCAGCGGGAATTGTCGGAATGGCAAGCGCGATTGGACGATGGGATATGACCATGAGTGGATTGTTTTTACTTGTCTTGCAGCTATTTGGCATTCATGTATCAGCGACGTTGATTTTTCGGGCGTATGGACTGACCTCGCAAGGAAGCCGCTATTCGCGTGGCAATCAACAAGTTTTTCCGATCGCACTCGGTATTTCTCTGGTTTCACTCGCTGCAATTGCAACCTTGCAGTTCTGGAATTCACCCGAGTTTGAACGATCTAGTCGCGCTCAGCGCGCCAATGCAGAAGTGCAACAAGCCGTTGAGCAGACCGAATTTGCACAATTAGTCGAAGCGAACGTGCGCTTTACCCGCTCAGAGATCCCAGGACAAAACTCCCTACTAGCTGAGGTCTATGTTCAACGTCAACCTGAAAGCACACTTTCTAGCCAGCAGATTCGCGATCGCTTAACTCAAACTATTCAAACTCGTCTGCTCACTCAAAGATTCAATGTGACCCCCCTCGTCAGTGTGACTGTTTTAGAAGCACCCAAAACCCAATAATCGCACTCCTAGAGACAGAGGTTATTTTTCCGCTACTTTTCTAAAATTCATATTCAAGTTGTCGTGCATAAAAAACGGTTATGAATTTTGAGCTATCAGCACTGTGGAAACAGCTTGAGGCAATGGTGCGTGGCTCTATTGCCTTGTTTCCCAGCTTAATATTCGCAGTTATTGTCTTTTTTATTTTCTTTTTTATTGCAAGATCAGTTAAGCGGATCGTCCGACGTGCGACCGGAAATCGACGACATGCCCGCAACCTCGGATTAGTGTTAGGGCGCTTAGCACAAGGAACGATTATTCTGATTGGATTATTTGTCGCGTTGTCGATCGTCATTCCATCGTTTCAAGCTGGTGACTTAGTTCAATTACTTGGAATCAGTGGGGTTGCAATCGGCTTTGCGTTTCGCGATATCTTACAAAACTTTTTGGCAGGAATTCTTATTCTATTAACGGAACCCTTTCGGATTGGAGATCAGATCGTTTTCAAAAACTTTGAAGGAACTGTTGAAAACATCGAAACTCGTGCAACGACGATTAGAACTTATGATAATCGCCGCATTGTGATTCCGAATTCAGAACTCTTTACCAATTCAGTCACGGTCAATACTGCCTTTGACACTCGCCGCATGGAATATGATGTCGGCATCGGCTATGGAGACGACATTGAACACGCGAAACGTCTAATCTACGAAGCACTCGATGAGATTGCGGAAGTCTTACAGGATCCGGCTCCCGATGTATTAGTTATGGAACTTGCAGACAGCACTGTCGATATTCGAGTGCGCTGGTGGATTAAGCCACCCCGCCGGATTGATGATCTGCGATCGCGCGATCAGGTTCTCACCGCAATCAAGCACAAATTAACTGCAAACGGCATTGATTTACCTTTTCCCACCCAGCAAATTTTGTTCCATGATCAGACCGAGGAAACAGATGGCGATCGCACTCAGCAGCGCGAAGGATGGCCGGCTGGACAAAAGCAATCTCCTCGCTCTCGCAGCGTTGGTGGAGCGCTCCGAAGCTTAGCTAAACACAATGGCAAACAGGACAACTCCCACCACCCCACACAAAATGATATGCGTCAACCAGCAGACCAGTAAGTCCCTTGGGTCAGTGGATTGGTTCTGAGGTCATTTTGTCCGGGATTAGAATGCAGAGTATCCTGCAAGGATTCTGGCGATCTGATCACCCCTCTACCCCAAATCTATCTCAATTCCTCAAACCGCGATCTCTGAGCAAACCGCTCTGAAGTAAAGTGACCGTCAGCTTACTCCAGAGCGGTTTTTGAGTGCGATCCAACTTGCACCCAGACCATTCGATTGCGCATCGAATTTGATTGATATTTCAAACCTAGCGACAGACAGGACGGTAGCTGAACTCAATCAACTTTGCTACAGGGGAACCCCTTGATTTAACTTGTAGTATATTGTAGTATGTAAATAACACAATCTCAGCTAAAATCAACAATCTCAATTGAAATCGATATGTAAAGGCGTGGGACGCTTTGCTGTGGCTAGCATGTGACGCTTCGAGGCTTTCAAGCCGATGAATGGCTGGAGACAATATTGGGAAAATTTCCCACATCTTTCCTTCAGTTTTGCTCATCGATCGCAGTGACCAGATTGTGTGCAAGACGACAACGCTTAGGAGACAACACGATGCCTTACGAAGCTCTCACTTTATCAACTCGCGCTCCGGTGCTCTCCTGGGCAGGTCATGAGTTAGGACACACCGAAGCACAAATGGCTCGAAATGTTGCTGCTCTCCCCTTTGTGTTCAAACATGTTGCGCTGATGCCTGATGTGCATTTGGGCAAGGGTGCCTTGGTTGGATCGGTTGTGGCAACCCAAGATGCAATTATCCCAGCCGCGATCGGGGTAGACATTGGTTGCGGTATGGCAGCAATTAAAACTCCATACAATGCCACCCAGCTAGAAGGAAAGCTCAAACAGATTCGTCTCGACATCGAAGCAGCAATCCCAACTGGATTCAACGAGAACAAAGAAATTGAAAAGACTGTGCTCAACTGGCAAGGCTGGCAACAGTTCAAGCAGCTTCACCCTGGCGTCGAGAACCTTGAAAGCAAAGCCCTCAAGCAAATGGGTTCGCTAGGTGGAGGAAACCACTTTATCGAGGTTTGCCTGGATGCTGAGGAACAAGTGTGGCTGATGCTGCATTCTGGTTCGCGGCATATTGGGAATGCGCTAGCACAGCGGCATATTGATACTGCAAAAGGACTAGCAAAGCTAGCAGGGGAGAAGCTTCCTGATCCAGATTTAGCTTACTTTGTTCGCGGCACCGCTGAGTTCGCTGCTTATTGGCATGATTTACAGTGGGCACAGGGGTATGCGCTTTACAACCGGAAAGTGATGCTGCTGCGATTCCAGCGGATTGTCGATCGACATTTAGCGGGTGGTAAGCCGATGAAGCCCTTGCTGGAGGTAAATTGTCACCACAACTATGCCGAACGAGAACTACACTTCGGTGAAGAAGTATATGTGACTCGCAAAGGCGCAGTCCGTGCTCGCGAAACCGATTACGGCATTATTCCAGGCAGCATGGGAGCGAAGTCGTTTATCGTGAAAGGAAAGGGCAATGCTCACAGCTATTGCTCCTGCTCTCACGGTGCAGGGCGGTTAATGTCAAGAAACAAAGCAAAGACGGCGTTTACTCTAGATGACTTAATCGCTCAAACGGCGGGAGTCGAATGTCGCAAGGATGCTGGCGTGCTGGATGAAATTCCAGGGGCATACAAGCCGATCGAGCAGGTGATGGCAAATCAGAGCGATCTTGTCGAGATCGTTGCGACGCTGAAGCAGGTGGTTTGTGTCAAAGGTTGAATTAGAGAGGGGATTCAAGTGGAGAGTGGGGAGTAGAAGTGATTGGGCAGTCCTTGGTCGTAAGCAGCAGTTGAGTTTCAATTGTCTTCACCGATCAGCATGGGGACTGCTCAATTGAACGGCGAATAAGACCAGGCTGAAGCTGTTCTCGGTAGCATTTTGCACTCAGTTCGTGTTGCTTTGGATGAAAGTGTTCCGTTTCTTCGCTGCTTCGTAACTCTTCACTGTGTCAGTAATCTCAGTTCTACCGATCGACCACAACAGTTCTGTCCAACTACAGATCAAGTTGCTGAATTAAGTGCGTTAAGCTTCACAAAAGTTTATATCAGCACCTTTTATCCTATGACTCCGAATTTGTTAGAAGCCACCCATGAGTACTGGCACAAACTGAATGAACTCGAAGCCGCTTACCAACGAGGGGAAGTCACGCTAGAAGAAGTTGATGCCAAAGTTAAAGGCTTGATGACCGAGTTAGGGCAATCGCGACGAGCAGCGTTTAGCGATTTCTTCAGTAGAGTGCGTCGTTTGTGGGAGGAGCAGCGAGAGACGATCGTTGGCGTTTTGGGATTGGGTGTTTTAACTTATGGGTGGCTTGTGGTTCACTAAACAACTCGCGATCGCGAATCGTCAACTTCTAACACAAGGAGGATGAAGAAAATGAACCTAGGTACGAATGATTAAACGATAACCATTTGAATTCGCCCTCAGGCTCCTTGCTGAATGCTCAACTCAAATCAATACGTTCGCTACTCCCCCAATGTAGAAGTCAAGCAACCGGATGAAGATAGACTGATCTGCCAAATTCTAGACTCCGTTGCTCGGCAAGGACAAAAGGTGTTCGACAAACATCGTCATGCAATGCGCGGTGCTCATGCGAAAAGTCATGGCGGACTGAAGGGAGAACTGCAAATTTACGATAACTTACCCGCTCATCTTGCCCAAGGGCTGTTTCGCGAACCTCGCACTTATCCAGTGATGATTCGTTTCTCAAGTGTTCCGGGTGATATTCTGCCGGATAGTCTTTCGACCTTTCGTGGCATGGCAATTAAGGTCCTTGGTGTAGAAGAACCGAAGCTTCTCTCTACTGAACCTGATGCAGTCACTCAAGATTTTCTGATGATTAACAGTCCGATTTTTCCATCCGGGAATCTTGCTCGCTTTCTTCCTGAACAGTTGCTTCAGGAAAAAGTAGTGGTCAGTGCCCCAGAAGAAGCGCAACAACTATTGGGGATAACTGCCCGCACAGTGAATGCAGTCACTCAAAAAGTCGGCATCAATCTCTATCCGACTGCGCTAGGGATTACGCAACCAGAGACTCATATCTTAGGAGAAACGTACTATACTTCTGCTGCTTTGCGCTATGGAGACTACATTGCTAAGTTCAGTGCAGTTCCCATATCGACAAGTCTTCAGCCGCTCCAAGGTAAACGAATTGAGATGCAGAATGCTTCTACTCTACGCGATTTGATTGTAGAGTTTTTTCCAGAGGCAGTCGGCTGAATATGAATTGCGTGTCCAACTTTGTACCAATCTAGAAACGATGCCGATCGAAGATGCTTCGGTTCGTTGGTCGGAGCAGGACAGCCCTTATCAAGCGATCGCTAAAATCACAATTGGGATGCAGGAAGCCTATAGTCCAGCCCGTCAGGTGTATGTGGACGATGTATTGTCCTTCAATGCCTGGCATACCATTGCAGCGCATCAGCCGCTCGGTGCAATTCAGCGCCTTCGCAGAGAGGTCTATGAGGCTTCGAGTCGTTACCGCCATGAGATGAACCAACAGCCAAAGAGAGAGCCGCGCAGTATTGAGGAGATGCCTGATTAAATCAGCCACAGTCAAACCAAAGCAGAATAAAAAACTTCAGGGAAGTGGGCAACTGCTTCCCTGAAGTTTCTACTCTAGTCACTGTGATTGATTTCAGCCCTGTTATCGATGCGGGTCAACAATCACATCATTCATCTGTTTCAGGCTGAGTCTAAGCCGGAGCAGCTTGTACGCGATTCTGGAGCAGATTCACAATGGCAGTTTTTTCGAGCAAGCCCACTAGGACGTTGTTCTCTTGGACAACAGAGAGTGCGGTTAACTTGCGTTCTTCTAGCAAAGTGACTACTTCCGACAGAGGACGATCGCTCTGTACCATGAGAGATGGGTCAAGCGGTTTCACGAGGGTTTGAACCAAAGTTTCAGACCACAGATCACTCGGAATCGCTTTCAAATCCTCAATGGAAAGCGTACCCAGCAGTTGACCCTCTGCGTTTGTGACTAAAAACTTCTGCCACACCCGCTGATCCAGAATCCGCTGATCGGCAAACTCTCGTAATGTTGACGAAGCAGCAACAACCGGGCTATTTGTGCTGACGGCATCGGATGCTGTCAGCCCTGCTAAGCGATCCAACACCACGCCATACTGAGCAGCTTGGCTAGCATTCTGAAGCAAGAACCAGCCAATTAGGATGTTCCAGAAGTTCACCCCACCGCCAAAAACAACCAAGGGTAGCAGTCCCGATGCGATCGCTAACCAACCAATCAGTTGACCGACCCGACCCGCAACCTTCATCCCCTTGTAAGGGTTACCCGTCACTTTCCAGACCAAAGCTTTCAAAATGTTGCCGCCATCGAGCGGTAAACCCGGAATCAGATTAAAGAGCGCTAACGCTAAGTTCACCGAAACCAACACGCCCAAGATTGCAGCAGGTGCCCCAGAGATGCCCGTACCAACTGCCAAAAGGGTTGCCAAACCAGCAAGGAGCAAACTGACTAAAGGCCCTGCGATCGCAACTTGAAATGCTTCAGCGGGAGTTTGCGACTCTTTGTCTAAGCTCGCTAATCCCCCGAATAGAAACAACGTGATCGATTTGACACCCACACCCTGCTTCAGCGCCACAAAGCTGTGACCGAGTTCATGAGCCAGCACAGAACCAAACAATAGCAGTGCTGTGAGCAATCCTAATCCCCAAGACAGCCCAGAAGGCAAATTGGGAAATTGGGCTGCCAGTCCTGAGCCATAGCTAAAAGTGACTAAGCCCAACACTAAAAACCAGGATGGGTTGACATAGAAAGGAATTCCAAACAAACTGCCGACACGAATATTATTCATATCGGGTACCTCCGATGTAGCAGACGATTTTGATCGCCCTGGGTTCTGTCTTCTCTAATGTAACGAAGTGTAAAACGCTTTCTAATTTTTCTATTGCCGTAATTACCGCCCTTTGAATGAACTGACGGGAGCGATGCAGCCGCTCTTGGTCTTCCACCTAAATTGATCGAGATTGAAGCTTGGCAAGATGCGCTCCAAGCCACAGTTCAACATGCTGAATCAGCAACGATGCCAACGCCTCAGCAGATTGAACGAATGCACAGCTATCTAACTTTGGTGATCCCATCTTGCTGGCAGAAGCGCTCTCTGCGTTGCCAGTCCTTCAGGACTACAACGCATCAGGACGGAAGATTGAATCGACTAGTTCTTCGATCGATTCTAGATCTAAAGAATTCTGTAGCTCACCCTCAAACCATTTCACCTCTTCCGGATCTGTCCCTGGCAGTTGATAGACCAACAATACACCCGTCACGCGCGCGACTGTCAATGGGTCAGGAGTAAGATGACTAAGCAGTGCTTGCGCTTTTTGATAGAGCTGTTGAATCGCTTCTGCATCCTGTGGATGTTCAAGCTCGATCGACATCTGCTGTAGACTTTCCTGAACAGCTTGGACGAGTTCTGCATCTTCGGTAGGGTCGAGTGAATTAGACATCAGGCTTGGCAAAAATAATAGCAGGTTTCATCTATCTTAATGCTTTGCTCTCATTCATTGACTCGGCTTGGCACTACAATCAAAGCAATCTAGTTCTGAGCAAGCCCCTATATCCTGCGCAATCAACGGGTTGCGGTTTTTTCCGTGTTGATGAATTTGTCTAAAAGCTCCTGATGGTCTGAGCTTCTACCGTTTCTATCTAAAATGGCTCAAGTTTTTTTTTGAGAAACCCCAAGAAAGACGACCGGAAATTCATTACACCCGAATCTATTCTGCTTTTCGGCGTTATGAGGCATAGGGAGGTTTCGATGTTATTTTCGCAGGGTCAGTTTTGCATCTTCATCAGCAGGAGGTGCTTGATCTTGGCATAATTCACAGCAATAGGACAACGACTCTTTTTTTGCGACACACCCTCATTGCTCGACTGAATCTATGCGTCCGACAATGCTCAACAAATCTATAAGATAACAAGGTTTGATTCGGGTTAGCCTTAGCGTAGGAAGGCTGTATCTGTCAGAATTCCTGTTCTATTGTTGCGGCTAGCGAGTTATGAAAATTCTACTCATAGAGGACGATTCGCTAATTTCTGAACCGCTTGTCAAGGCTTTGACTGATCAACACTATGTCGTAGATGTTGCAACTGATGGGCAGGTTGGATGGTCACTATTGGAATCCTTTACCTATGACTTAGTTTTGCTAGATGTAGTATTACCAAAATTGGACGGCATTAATTTATGTCGAAAACTACGGTCACAAGGAAATCAGACTCCCATTCTTTTATTAACGGCTCAAAATGCTAGCACAAACAAAGTGACGGGGTTAGATGCTGGGGCAGATGACTACGTGCCTAAACCATTTAATTTGCAGGAGTTGTTGGCACGTATTCGGGCTTTACTTAGACGAGGCGGCGCTGCCTTACCTCCCTTGCTGAAATGGCGAAATTTAGAGCTTGATCCCA is part of the Leptolyngbya boryana PCC 6306 genome and harbors:
- a CDS encoding DUF1206 domain-containing protein; protein product: MATPNIPPNLKQPVQQTVAHPKFERLARFGYAAKGIVYFVVGLLAAQAAIGSGGRTTDTSGALQEIVVQPFGKFLLGLVTIGIIGYVLWRFAQALLDPEHTGQSNSTQRVVQRIGYLISALSYSGLAFTAVKLILGSGGTNGGATEDWTKLVLAQPLGQWLVGLAGAIVLGVGLSYFYQAYTAKFQRYFKLNQMNATERKWAKRLGQFGIVARGVVFCIIGLFVIIAALRSDATEVKGLGEALAVLAQQPYGTWILGIVALGLIAYSMYSLIEARYRSLIRS
- a CDS encoding phospholipase D-like domain-containing protein codes for the protein MTWTTFFLLFAAAIVVWMILYLRGVFEPQICYRFDRRIALDSPNFLPMLVGFSKSIATQARLTQFWSQPDQIYAARLEAIQKAQHLIQFETFFMTPGYRADQFAQALIERSRCGVKVQVLVDHVGTAQIPASYWKQLRGAGVEVRFFHPPRLKVPLQYLSRTHRKLLIIDGTIALIGGMGVSDDWDGNPKIGDRAPWLDGEIQLESTIVSVLMSIFLRHWLYAGGQAMIEHLPVQQASRAAKPMLVIASDADSKLSLINALIWFGLQAAQHRIWIASPYFILERNTRNAIIAAKKRGVDVQIVTTGVHNDKPPVYYAVRERYHALLRADIAVYEYQPSMMHAKLMLVDQDWINFGSANFDPRSFFHNDELNLAWFAPDFAPTVEQFFTDAFSKSDRIELSSWRKRPWWQKMIGQLALLLRWQL
- a CDS encoding metallophosphoesterase, producing the protein MSQIPFLSEPLSVETVEIEVSGLPDRLNGIKVVQLSDFHYDGLLLSDELLNQAIETANCLEPDLIVLTGDYVTHTPKPIDQLARHLRRLQSRSGIYAVLGNHDLELPESKIKISRALTDAGIQVLWNQIAYPFGEDFAIVGLPDFWSSDFAPASVFETLNPTVPRLVLSHNPDSAVPLSQWRVDLQLSGHTHGGQIAIPGVGAVPTWIQASRDRIPEPLWKWVPFLDLKWPKVVQHWQWAQGLHSVGENRLYVNRGLGTFPPGRWYCPPEVTVFSLSRID
- a CDS encoding RtcB family protein: MPYEALTLSTRAPVLSWAGHELGHTEAQMARNVAALPFVFKHVALMPDVHLGKGALVGSVVATQDAIIPAAIGVDIGCGMAAIKTPYNATQLEGKLKQIRLDIEAAIPTGFNENKEIEKTVLNWQGWQQFKQLHPGVENLESKALKQMGSLGGGNHFIEVCLDAEEQVWLMLHSGSRHIGNALAQRHIDTAKGLAKLAGEKLPDPDLAYFVRGTAEFAAYWHDLQWAQGYALYNRKVMLLRFQRIVDRHLAGGKPMKPLLEVNCHHNYAERELHFGEEVYVTRKGAVRARETDYGIIPGSMGAKSFIVKGKGNAHSYCSCSHGAGRLMSRNKAKTAFTLDDLIAQTAGVECRKDAGVLDEIPGAYKPIEQVMANQSDLVEIVATLKQVVCVKG
- a CDS encoding catalase family protein, translated to MPIEDASVRWSEQDSPYQAIAKITIGMQEAYSPARQVYVDDVLSFNAWHTIAAHQPLGAIQRLRREVYEASSRYRHEMNQQPKREPRSIEEMPD
- a CDS encoding mechanosensitive ion channel family protein is translated as MNFELSALWKQLEAMVRGSIALFPSLIFAVIVFFIFFFIARSVKRIVRRATGNRRHARNLGLVLGRLAQGTIILIGLFVALSIVIPSFQAGDLVQLLGISGVAIGFAFRDILQNFLAGILILLTEPFRIGDQIVFKNFEGTVENIETRATTIRTYDNRRIVIPNSELFTNSVTVNTAFDTRRMEYDVGIGYGDDIEHAKRLIYEALDEIAEVLQDPAPDVLVMELADSTVDIRVRWWIKPPRRIDDLRSRDQVLTAIKHKLTANGIDLPFPTQQILFHDQTEETDGDRTQQREGWPAGQKQSPRSRSVGGALRSLAKHNGKQDNSHHPTQNDMRQPADQ
- a CDS encoding catalase family protein — protein: MLNSNQYVRYSPNVEVKQPDEDRLICQILDSVARQGQKVFDKHRHAMRGAHAKSHGGLKGELQIYDNLPAHLAQGLFREPRTYPVMIRFSSVPGDILPDSLSTFRGMAIKVLGVEEPKLLSTEPDAVTQDFLMINSPIFPSGNLARFLPEQLLQEKVVVSAPEEAQQLLGITARTVNAVTQKVGINLYPTALGITQPETHILGETYYTSAALRYGDYIAKFSAVPISTSLQPLQGKRIEMQNASTLRDLIVEFFPEAVG
- a CDS encoding TIGR00341 family protein, with product MRQLIIQVPQGQGKAVLQIAESCDAVNLAKIEAQSADRNIDLVIVHVSNRQVEDLLAKLEDLPEVHITLLPSGIIALRPPASEAAQQVKNVRARSPIEIFLSGLQSVGSWRSFLAYAAVAGVVVWIGLYTNTSYLLVAAILIAPFAGPAMNSAIATARGDLQLLKRSILRYVTALMVTIAIAFLLSLLLQQQISTPLMVENSQISTVAVLIPLAAGAAGALNLVQSERSSLVSGAAAGMLVAASLAPPAGIVGMASAIGRWDMTMSGLFLLVLQLFGIHVSATLIFRAYGLTSQGSRYSRGNQQVFPIALGISLVSLAAIATLQFWNSPEFERSSRAQRANAEVQQAVEQTEFAQLVEANVRFTRSEIPGQNSLLAEVYVQRQPESTLSSQQIRDRLTQTIQTRLLTQRFNVTPLVSVTVLEAPKTQ